From one Gossypium hirsutum isolate 1008001.06 chromosome D08, Gossypium_hirsutum_v2.1, whole genome shotgun sequence genomic stretch:
- the LOC107909082 gene encoding putative F-box protein PP2-B12 yields MKSEVSEMGSGVGGGGGGNKYGSLNLTDLPQDCIATVISFTSPQDVCRLSLVSTTFKSASESDAVWESFLPSDHQASIPSSLSFSSKKELYLSLCENHILIDGGRKSLQLERVSGKKVYMLSARDLFIVWGDTPTYWRWISIPESRFEEVAELINVCWLEIRGKIAISMLSPMTRYKACLVFKATARAYGYDFQPAEVSVSIAGTEGCKRTVYLDAARGLRQRYQIEPRRIGLFSRSRFLGLQAPVPLAPAGGDDQNPKTRGDGWLEIELGEFFNDGSIDGELEMSVMEVDGGHWKGGLIVQGIEIRPCL; encoded by the exons ATGAAATCGGAGGTTTCTGAAATGGGAAGCGGTGTTGGCGGCGGTGGAGGAGGGAACAAGTATGGCAGTTTAAACCTTACTGATCTACCGCAAGATTGCATCGCTACCGTGATTTCATTCACTTCCCCTCAAGATGTGTGTCGGTTGTCACTCGTTTCAACTACTTTCAAATCGGCTTCCGAATCCGACGCCGTTTGGGAGAGTTTCTTGCCGTCGGATCACCAGGCTTCGATTCCTTCGTCGCTCTCTTTTTCTTCGAAGAAAGAACTTTATCTTAGCCTTTGTGAAAATCATATCCTAATCGATGGTGGCCGAAAG AGCCTTCAATTGGAAAGAGTGAGTGGCAAGAAAGTTTACATGCTATCTGCCAGGGACCTCTTTATTGTATGGGGTGACACTCCAACTTACTGGAGATGGATCTCTATACCTGAGTCCAG GTTTGAAGAGGTAGCAGAGCTTATCAATGTTTGTTGGCTTGAAATCCGTGGGAAGATCGCAATCTCCATGCTTTCTCCCATGACGCGCTACAAGGCTTGCCTTGTGTTCAAAGCAACTGCTAGGGCTTACGGGTATGATTTCCAACCTGCAGAGGTTAGTGTCAGCATTGCTGGCACCGAAGGTTGTAAGAGAACAGTCTATCTGGATGCAGCTAGAGGCCTTCGACAACGTTACCAGATCGAACCGAGGCGAATCGGGCTATTTAGCCGTTCCCGTTTCCTTGGGTTGCAAGCGCCAGTACCTCTGGCCCCTGCAGGTGGTGATGATCAGAACCCAAAGACTAGAGGAGATGGGTGGTTGGAAATTGAATTGGGTGAGTTTTTCAATGATGGATCCATTGATGGGGAACTAGAAATGAGTGTTATGGAGGTAGATGGTGGTCATTGGAAGGGTGGTCTCATTGTCCAGGGGATTGAAATTCGGCCTTGTCTTTGA
- the LOC107909083 gene encoding protein TRIGALACTOSYLDIACYLGLYCEROL 3, chloroplastic gives MTSATFSSSLLGSFPVVTSTRHCDLGKERNKFCCFNEKEGQRNVICACMAPPTRNLGRDEFHGTKFTESSKYGNFSKEVKHENDSDVLIECRNVYKSFGEKHILRGVSFKIRHGEAVGIIGPSGTGKSTILKIIAGLLAPDKGEVYIRGKKRMGLIGDDEISGLRIGLVFQSAALFDSLTVGENVGFLLYENSCMSDEQISQLVTETLAAVGLKGVEERLPSELSGGMKKRVALARSIICDISKESIEPEVLLYDEPTAGLDPIASTVVEDLIRSVHTKGEDASGKQGKIASYVVVTHQHSTILRAVDRLLFLHEGKVVWQGMTEEFTTSTNPIVRQFASGNLDGPIRY, from the exons ATGACAAGTGCGACCTTTTCATCAAGTTTATTGGGGTCGTTCCCTGTAGTTACATCAACTAGGCATTGTGATTTGGGTAAAGAAAGGAACAAATTTTGTTGTTTCAATGAGAAAGAGGGGCAAAGAAATGTTATCTGTGCTTGTATGGCTCCTCCTACTAGAAACCTGGGACGTGATGAATTCCATGGAACTAAATTTACT GAATCATCCAAATATGGGAATTTCAGCAAGGAAGTGAAGCATGAGAATGATTCTGATGTTCTCATTGAATGTCGAAATGTTTACAAATCATTTGGAGAAAAACATATCTTGCGAGGTGTGAGCTTCAAG ATTAGGCATGGTGAAGCTGTTGGAATTATTGGTCCTTCCGGCACTGGGAAATCTACGATTCTGAAGATTATTGCTGGACTTCTTGCACCAGACAAG GGAGAGGTATATATTCGAGGCAAAAAGAGAATGGGTTTGATTGGTGATGATGAGATATCTGGTCTTCGAATTGGAttg GTTTTTCAGAGTGCAGCACTTTTTGATTCTTTGACCGTTGGTGAAAATGTTGGTTTCCTTTT ATACGAAAATTCATGCATGTCTGATGAACAAATTTCACAGCTCGTGACGGAGACCTTGGCTGCTGTTGGTTTAAAG GGAGTTGAAGAAAGATTACCTTCTGAGTTGTCCGGAGGAATGAAGAAAAGAGTTGCTTTAGCTCGTTCTATAATTTGTGACATCTCCAAAGAATCAATTGAGCCGGAG GTGCTTTTATATGACGAACCAACAGCTGGGCTCGATCCAATTGCATCGACTGTTGTTGAAGATCTCATCCGCTCTGTCCATACAAAGGGTGAAGATGCATCGGGGAAACAAGGGAAGATTGCATCTTATGTGGTTGTTACTCATCAACATAGTACCATTCTAAGAGCTGTTGACAG GTTATTGTTTCTTCATGAGGGGAAGGTTGTTTGGCAAGGAATGACCGAAGAATTTACAACGTCGACAAATCCAATTGTTAGACAG TTTGCATCTGGGAATCTGGATGGTCCAATCAGATATTAG